A stretch of Anaeromyxobacter dehalogenans 2CP-1 DNA encodes these proteins:
- the pgi gene encoding glucose-6-phosphate isomerase translates to MPDRTGPLLRTPAWRALEAHLAELQPLHLRELFARDPGRGERLVADGAGLHLDYSKQRVTEETVRLLVALAEARGLPERRAAMFRGEKVNVTEGRAVLHVALRAPRGERILVDGNDVVPEVHAVLDRMAAFADQVRSGAWTGFTGKRIRTVVNVGIGGSDLGPAMAYRALRAYAIRDLAFRFVSNVDGTDLAEAVRDLDPAETLFLVASKTFTTLETMTNAASARSWLLAALGDPRAVARHFVAISTNEAEVRRFGIDPANMFGFWDWVGGRYSMDSAIGLSTMIAVGPEGFRELLAGFREMDEHFRDAPLERNLPALIGLIGVWNANLLGAGTVAVLPYDQYLDRFPAYLQQLTMESNGKRVTASGTPVEGHGTGAIYWGEPGTNGQHSFYQLLHQGTHLVACDFIGFCQPLHALGRHHDLLMANLFAQGEALAFGKTAEEARAEGTPEPLVPHRTFPGNRPSSTILSDRLTPRTLGALVALYEHAVFTQGVIWDVDSFDQWGVELGKVLANRIVKELESPAEPALAHDGSTNALIRRYRARRGG, encoded by the coding sequence ATGCCCGATCGGACCGGACCCCTCCTCCGAACGCCTGCCTGGAGGGCGCTCGAGGCGCACCTCGCCGAGCTCCAGCCGCTGCACCTGCGCGAGCTGTTCGCGCGCGATCCCGGCCGCGGCGAGCGGCTCGTCGCGGACGGCGCCGGGCTCCACCTCGACTACTCGAAGCAGCGCGTGACCGAGGAGACCGTCCGGTTGCTGGTCGCGCTCGCCGAGGCGCGCGGCCTGCCCGAGCGGCGCGCGGCCATGTTCCGCGGCGAGAAGGTGAACGTCACCGAGGGCAGGGCGGTGCTGCACGTCGCGCTGCGCGCCCCGCGCGGCGAGCGGATCCTGGTGGACGGGAACGACGTGGTGCCCGAGGTCCACGCCGTGCTGGACCGCATGGCGGCGTTCGCGGACCAGGTGCGGAGCGGCGCCTGGACCGGGTTCACCGGCAAGCGCATCCGCACCGTGGTGAACGTCGGCATCGGCGGCTCGGATCTCGGCCCCGCCATGGCGTACCGGGCGCTGCGCGCGTACGCGATCCGGGACCTCGCGTTCCGCTTCGTCTCCAACGTGGACGGGACCGACCTCGCCGAGGCGGTCCGCGACCTCGATCCCGCCGAGACGCTGTTCCTGGTGGCGTCGAAGACGTTCACCACCCTCGAGACCATGACCAACGCCGCCTCGGCCCGGTCCTGGCTGCTCGCGGCGCTCGGCGATCCGCGCGCGGTGGCGCGCCACTTCGTCGCCATCTCCACGAACGAGGCCGAGGTGCGCCGCTTCGGCATCGATCCCGCCAACATGTTCGGGTTCTGGGACTGGGTCGGCGGGCGCTACTCGATGGACTCGGCGATCGGGCTCTCGACCATGATCGCCGTCGGCCCCGAGGGCTTCCGCGAGCTGCTCGCCGGCTTCCGCGAGATGGACGAGCACTTCCGGGACGCGCCGCTCGAGCGGAACCTGCCCGCGCTGATCGGCCTGATCGGCGTGTGGAACGCGAACCTGCTCGGCGCGGGGACCGTCGCGGTCCTTCCCTACGATCAGTACCTCGACCGCTTCCCCGCGTACCTGCAGCAGCTCACCATGGAGTCGAACGGGAAGCGCGTGACGGCCTCCGGCACGCCGGTGGAGGGTCACGGCACGGGCGCGATCTACTGGGGCGAGCCGGGCACCAACGGCCAGCACTCGTTCTACCAGCTGCTCCACCAGGGCACGCACCTCGTCGCCTGCGACTTCATCGGCTTCTGCCAGCCGCTCCACGCGCTCGGCCGGCACCACGACCTGCTCATGGCCAACCTGTTCGCGCAGGGCGAGGCGCTCGCGTTCGGGAAGACCGCGGAGGAGGCGCGCGCGGAGGGGACGCCGGAGCCGCTCGTGCCGCACCGCACCTTCCCCGGGAACCGGCCCTCCAGCACCATCCTCTCGGACCGCCTCACCCCGCGCACGCTCGGCGCGCTCGTCGCGCTCTACGAGCACGCCGTGTTCACCCAGGGCGTGATCTGGGACGTGGACTCGTTCGACCAGTGGGGCGTCGAGCTGGGGAAGGTCCTCGCGAACCGGATCGTGAAGGAGCTGGAGTCGCCCGCGGAGCCGGCGCTGGCGCACGACGGCTCCACGAACGCGCTCATCCGGCGGTACCGCGCGAGGCGGGGCGGGTAG